In Calothrix sp. PCC 7507, one DNA window encodes the following:
- the argB gene encoding acetylglutamate kinase → MMVNDTEYIRQTEATRVEVLSEALPYIQQFAGRTVVVKYGGAAMKDSTLKDKVIRDVVFLSCVGLRPILVHGGGPEINSWLDKLGIEPQFKNGLRVTDAATMDVVEMVLVGRVNKEIVELINQAGGLAVGLCGKDGNLVTARPQGEEGIGFVGEVSNVNVEILNTLASNGYIPVVSSVAADETGQAYNINADTVAGEIAAALGAEKLILLTDTRGILKDYKDPSTLIPKVDIPEARELIANGIVSGGMIPKVTCCVRSLAQGVKAAHIIDGRIPHALLLEIFTDVGIGTMILGSQFTK, encoded by the coding sequence ATAATGGTCAACGATACTGAATACATCAGACAAACTGAAGCCACTCGTGTGGAAGTATTAAGCGAAGCGCTACCTTATATTCAACAATTCGCTGGACGCACTGTGGTTGTTAAATACGGTGGTGCGGCGATGAAAGATAGCACCCTTAAAGATAAAGTCATCCGTGATGTTGTATTTTTATCTTGCGTCGGCTTGCGCCCAATTCTTGTCCACGGTGGCGGGCCAGAAATTAACAGCTGGTTAGATAAACTGGGAATTGAACCACAATTTAAGAATGGTTTACGAGTGACTGACGCTGCCACAATGGATGTGGTGGAAATGGTTTTAGTCGGCCGAGTTAATAAAGAAATTGTCGAACTGATTAACCAAGCTGGTGGCTTGGCGGTGGGACTTTGTGGTAAAGATGGTAACTTAGTTACAGCTCGTCCCCAAGGTGAAGAAGGCATTGGCTTTGTGGGAGAAGTCAGTAATGTCAACGTGGAAATTTTAAATACATTGGCGAGTAATGGCTATATTCCAGTAGTTTCGAGTGTCGCTGCTGACGAGACAGGACAAGCCTACAATATCAATGCGGATACTGTAGCTGGAGAAATAGCGGCAGCATTAGGGGCAGAAAAGTTGATTTTACTGACCGACACTAGGGGTATTTTAAAAGATTATAAAGACCCGTCAACCTTGATTCCCAAAGTAGATATTCCCGAAGCCCGCGAGCTGATTGCCAATGGTATAGTTAGTGGTGGCATGATTCCCAAAGTAACTTGTTGTGTGCGATCGCTTGCTCAAGGTGTCAAAGCTGCACACATCATTGACGGGCGCATTCCCCACGCCCTACTACTAGAAATTTTTACAGACGTTGGTATCGGGACAATGATTCTCGGTTCCCAGTTTACTAAATGA